The segment GAGACGAGCGATGAGCCGTACGACGAGAAGGGCGCGCGGCACAGCGCGCCGCCTGACGACGCATGTCTTTCTGATCGCCTTCGGGCTGCTGATGATCTACCCGCTCCTGTGGATGGTCTCGAGCTCCTTCAAGCCCAACGAGTACATTTTCAGCCAGCCGGGACTCTGGCCCGTGGAATTCACCCTCGATAACTACGTCGACGGGTGGACGGGGCTGAACGGCAACTTCGCGACGTTCTTTCTCAACTCCTTCGTCGTGGCGGGCCTCAGCATCGTTGGCAACCTGTTCGCGTGCTCTCTTGCCGCCTACGCGTTCGCCCGCTTGCGCTTTCGGTTCAAACCCATGTGGTTCGCCATCATGCTTGCCACGATCATGCTGCCCGCCCACGTCGTGCTGATTCCCCAGTACATCCTCTTTTCAAACCTCGGGTGGGTGAACACGTTCCTGCCGCTGGTGATCCCGAAGTTCCTCGCCACCGATGCGTTCTTCATCTTCCTTCTCGTGCAGTTCATCCGTGGCCTGCCGCGCGAGCTCGACGACGCCGCCAAGATCGACGGCAACGGCTTCTTCGGCATCTTCTGGCGCGTGATCCTGCCGCTGACAACCCCTGCACTGGCCACGACCGCGATCTTCACGTTCATCTGGACGTGGAACGACTTCTTGACGCCGCTCATCTACCTCACCGACCCCGACTCATACACCGTGCCCCTCGCGCTGCGCGCCTTTCAGGACGCCGAATCCGAATCGGCGTGGGGCTCCCTGTTCGCGATGTCGACGCTGTCGCTCATCCCGATCTTCGGCTTCTTCCTCGTGGCACAGAAGTACCTCGTGCGCGGCGTTGCCACCACAGGGCTGAAGTGACCCGCTCGACGACTCAGAAAAGAGACGCATCGTGAAAACCGTTCCCTTGGCCGACACTGGCATGACCACCAGCGAGATCGTGCTGGGCACGATGACCTTCGGAGCGCAGGTCGATGCAGCTACGGCGCGGCAGATGGTGGACGCCGCATGGGACGCCGGCGTCACGATGTTCGACACGTCGAACAACTACGCCGACGGCCGCAGCGAGCAGATCCTCGGCGAGTGTTTGCGGGGGCGACGCGAATCCGTGCTCGTGGCGACGAAGGGCGGGAGCCCCATCGGGCAGGCGGACGCCTCGCTTGCGGGTCTCGGGCGCAAGGCACTCACCGCCGCCGTGGAGGCGAGTCTCACCCGCCTCGAAATCGACCGCATCGATGTGTACTACCTGCATCGCCCGGACCCGAGCACTCCCTTCGAGGAGACCCTCGCGGCGCTTGCCGACCTCATGTCGGCCGGCAAGATCCGCGCTGTCGGGCAGTCGAACTTCGCGGCGTGGCAGATCACGCAGCTCAACGCGATCGCCCACGAGATCGGCGCCCCCGACGTGCGGGTATCGCAA is part of the Microbacterium sp. ET2 genome and harbors:
- a CDS encoding carbohydrate ABC transporter permease; its protein translation is MSRTTRRARGTARRLTTHVFLIAFGLLMIYPLLWMVSSSFKPNEYIFSQPGLWPVEFTLDNYVDGWTGLNGNFATFFLNSFVVAGLSIVGNLFACSLAAYAFARLRFRFKPMWFAIMLATIMLPAHVVLIPQYILFSNLGWVNTFLPLVIPKFLATDAFFIFLLVQFIRGLPRELDDAAKIDGNGFFGIFWRVILPLTTPALATTAIFTFIWTWNDFLTPLIYLTDPDSYTVPLALRAFQDAESESAWGSLFAMSTLSLIPIFGFFLVAQKYLVRGVATTGLK
- a CDS encoding aldo/keto reductase, producing the protein MTTSEIVLGTMTFGAQVDAATARQMVDAAWDAGVTMFDTSNNYADGRSEQILGECLRGRRESVLVATKGGSPIGQADASLAGLGRKALTAAVEASLTRLEIDRIDVYYLHRPDPSTPFEETLAALADLMSAGKIRAVGQSNFAAWQITQLNAIAHEIGAPDVRVSQPMYNLLGRRIEEEYVACADYLGLTSIGYNPLAGGLLTGKHRFDETPTPGTRFDREIYRDRYWSEELFRAVSELQEIARQSDLSLIELALRWAVQRPETDAVLLGASSVDQLTANLAAASGPPLGDDVFARCDEVWTTLRGAAPAYNR